A portion of the Vulpes vulpes isolate BD-2025 chromosome 5, VulVul3, whole genome shotgun sequence genome contains these proteins:
- the LOC112912180 gene encoding patr class I histocompatibility antigen, A-2 alpha chain-like isoform X3, with translation MRWFHFLSHPASGPSAGILVTRLRVALPLPVGFLEKPISVTSPRLGADSVSSATQLLPVMRPRILLLLLLLLLLLSGTLGLAQASAGSHSLRFLNTVVSRPGHGEPRHWGVAYVDDTPFERFDSERESRRPEPLVRWLEQEGPEYWEERTLDSRTCTQVLRRRLNEAHGYDNQSRTGSHTFQTIIGCDVGPDGRFLRGYQRNAYDGLDYITLNEDLSSWIVEDPVAQITLRKWEMAGVAENNKNFLEGRCLEWLRRHLENGRETLQRADPPKTSVTRHPISEHEVTLKCWALGFYPAEITLTWQRDGEDHTQDTELVETRPGGDGTFQKWAAVVVPSGEEQRYTCHILHKSLPKPITLRWEPPPQFTIPIISIIAGLVLLVITGAMLVGVVMWRKKHSEQASCLMGL, from the exons ATGCGCTGGTTTCACTTCCTCTCACATCCTGCTTCAGGTCCTTCTGCGGGGATACTCGTGACGCGACTCCGGGTGGCACTCCCATTGCCTGTAGGGTTTCTAGAGAAGCCAATCAGCGTCACCTCACCGCGGCTCGGGGCTGACAGTGTCTCCTCTGCAACTCAGTTGCTGCCTGTCATGCGTCCCCGaatcctcctcctgctgctgctgctgctgctgctgctgtcggGGACCCTGGGCCTGGCCCAGGCCAGTGCAG GCTCGCACTCCCTGAGGTTTTTGAACACCGTCGTATCCCGGCCTGGCCACGGGGAGCCCCGCCACTGGGGAGTGGCCTACGTGGACGACACGCCGTTCGAGCGGTTCGACAGCGAACGCGAGAGTCGGCGGCCGGAGCCGCTGGTGCGGTGGCTGGAGCAGGAGGGGCCTGAGTACTGGGAGGAGCGCACGCTGGACTCCAGGACCTGCACACAGGTGCTCCGAAGGAGGCTGAATGAGGCGCACGGCTACGACAATCAGAGCAGGACCG GGTCTCACACCTTCCAGACTATAATAGGCTGCGACGTGGGACCTGATGGGCGCTTCCTGCGCGGGTACCAGCGTAACGCCTACGACGGCCTGGATTACATCACCCTGAACGAGGACCTGAGCTCCTGGATCGTGGAGGACCCGGTGGCGCAGATCACTCTGCGCAAGTGGGAGATGGCCGGTGTAGCTGAGAACAATAAGAACTTCCTGGAGGGCAGGTGCTTGGAGTGGCTCCGCAGACACCTGGAGAATGGGAGGGAGACGCTGCAGCGCGCAG ACCCCCCCAAAACCTCTGTGACCCGCCATCCCATCTCTGAGCATGAGGTCACCCTGAAGTGCTGGGCTCTTGGCTTCTACCCTGCGGAGATCACCTTGACCTGGCAGCGTGATGGGGAGGACCACACCCAGGACACAGAGCTTGTGGAGACCAGGCCTGGAGGAGATGGGACCTTCCAGAAGTGGGCAGCTGTAGTGGTGCCTTCTGGAGAGGAGCAGAGATACACATGCCATATTCTGCACAAGAGCCTGCCCAAGCCCATCACCTTGAGATGGG aGCCACCTCCTCAGTTCACCATCCCCATCATAAGCATCATTGCTGGCCTGGTTCTCCTTGTGATCACTGGAGCTATGCTGGTTGGAGTTGTGATGTGGAGGAAGAAACACTCAG AGCAAGCCAGCTGCCTTATGGGGCTCTGA
- the LOC112912180 gene encoding patr class I histocompatibility antigen, A-2 alpha chain-like isoform X2: MEEGPSAGILVTRLRVALPLPVGFLEKPISVTSPRLGADSVSSATQLLPVMRPRILLLLLLLLLLLSGTLGLAQASAGSHSLRFLNTVVSRPGHGEPRHWGVAYVDDTPFERFDSERESRRPEPLVRWLEQEGPEYWEERTLDSRTCTQVLRRRLNEAHGYDNQSRTGSHTFQTIIGCDVGPDGRFLRGYQRNAYDGLDYITLNEDLSSWIVEDPVAQITLRKWEMAGVAENNKNFLEGRCLEWLRRHLENGRETLQRADPPKTSVTRHPISEHEVTLKCWALGFYPAEITLTWQRDGEDHTQDTELVETRPGGDGTFQKWAAVVVPSGEEQRYTCHILHKSLPKPITLRWEPPPQFTIPIISIIAGLVLLVITGAMLVGVVMWRKKHSGNDSAQDSQMSVIAPNEQASCLMGL; this comes from the exons GTCCTTCTGCGGGGATACTCGTGACGCGACTCCGGGTGGCACTCCCATTGCCTGTAGGGTTTCTAGAGAAGCCAATCAGCGTCACCTCACCGCGGCTCGGGGCTGACAGTGTCTCCTCTGCAACTCAGTTGCTGCCTGTCATGCGTCCCCGaatcctcctcctgctgctgctgctgctgctgctgctgtcggGGACCCTGGGCCTGGCCCAGGCCAGTGCAG GCTCGCACTCCCTGAGGTTTTTGAACACCGTCGTATCCCGGCCTGGCCACGGGGAGCCCCGCCACTGGGGAGTGGCCTACGTGGACGACACGCCGTTCGAGCGGTTCGACAGCGAACGCGAGAGTCGGCGGCCGGAGCCGCTGGTGCGGTGGCTGGAGCAGGAGGGGCCTGAGTACTGGGAGGAGCGCACGCTGGACTCCAGGACCTGCACACAGGTGCTCCGAAGGAGGCTGAATGAGGCGCACGGCTACGACAATCAGAGCAGGACCG GGTCTCACACCTTCCAGACTATAATAGGCTGCGACGTGGGACCTGATGGGCGCTTCCTGCGCGGGTACCAGCGTAACGCCTACGACGGCCTGGATTACATCACCCTGAACGAGGACCTGAGCTCCTGGATCGTGGAGGACCCGGTGGCGCAGATCACTCTGCGCAAGTGGGAGATGGCCGGTGTAGCTGAGAACAATAAGAACTTCCTGGAGGGCAGGTGCTTGGAGTGGCTCCGCAGACACCTGGAGAATGGGAGGGAGACGCTGCAGCGCGCAG ACCCCCCCAAAACCTCTGTGACCCGCCATCCCATCTCTGAGCATGAGGTCACCCTGAAGTGCTGGGCTCTTGGCTTCTACCCTGCGGAGATCACCTTGACCTGGCAGCGTGATGGGGAGGACCACACCCAGGACACAGAGCTTGTGGAGACCAGGCCTGGAGGAGATGGGACCTTCCAGAAGTGGGCAGCTGTAGTGGTGCCTTCTGGAGAGGAGCAGAGATACACATGCCATATTCTGCACAAGAGCCTGCCCAAGCCCATCACCTTGAGATGGG aGCCACCTCCTCAGTTCACCATCCCCATCATAAGCATCATTGCTGGCCTGGTTCTCCTTGTGATCACTGGAGCTATGCTGGTTGGAGTTGTGATGTGGAGGAAGAAACACTCAG GCAATGACAGTGCTCAGGACTCTCAGATGTCTGTCATAGCTCCTAATG AGCAAGCCAGCTGCCTTATGGGGCTCTGA
- the LOC112912180 gene encoding patr class I histocompatibility antigen, A-2 alpha chain-like isoform X1: MRWFHFLSHPASGPSAGILVTRLRVALPLPVGFLEKPISVTSPRLGADSVSSATQLLPVMRPRILLLLLLLLLLLSGTLGLAQASAGSHSLRFLNTVVSRPGHGEPRHWGVAYVDDTPFERFDSERESRRPEPLVRWLEQEGPEYWEERTLDSRTCTQVLRRRLNEAHGYDNQSRTGSHTFQTIIGCDVGPDGRFLRGYQRNAYDGLDYITLNEDLSSWIVEDPVAQITLRKWEMAGVAENNKNFLEGRCLEWLRRHLENGRETLQRADPPKTSVTRHPISEHEVTLKCWALGFYPAEITLTWQRDGEDHTQDTELVETRPGGDGTFQKWAAVVVPSGEEQRYTCHILHKSLPKPITLRWEPPPQFTIPIISIIAGLVLLVITGAMLVGVVMWRKKHSGNDSAQDSQMSVIAPNEQASCLMGL; encoded by the exons ATGCGCTGGTTTCACTTCCTCTCACATCCTGCTTCAGGTCCTTCTGCGGGGATACTCGTGACGCGACTCCGGGTGGCACTCCCATTGCCTGTAGGGTTTCTAGAGAAGCCAATCAGCGTCACCTCACCGCGGCTCGGGGCTGACAGTGTCTCCTCTGCAACTCAGTTGCTGCCTGTCATGCGTCCCCGaatcctcctcctgctgctgctgctgctgctgctgctgtcggGGACCCTGGGCCTGGCCCAGGCCAGTGCAG GCTCGCACTCCCTGAGGTTTTTGAACACCGTCGTATCCCGGCCTGGCCACGGGGAGCCCCGCCACTGGGGAGTGGCCTACGTGGACGACACGCCGTTCGAGCGGTTCGACAGCGAACGCGAGAGTCGGCGGCCGGAGCCGCTGGTGCGGTGGCTGGAGCAGGAGGGGCCTGAGTACTGGGAGGAGCGCACGCTGGACTCCAGGACCTGCACACAGGTGCTCCGAAGGAGGCTGAATGAGGCGCACGGCTACGACAATCAGAGCAGGACCG GGTCTCACACCTTCCAGACTATAATAGGCTGCGACGTGGGACCTGATGGGCGCTTCCTGCGCGGGTACCAGCGTAACGCCTACGACGGCCTGGATTACATCACCCTGAACGAGGACCTGAGCTCCTGGATCGTGGAGGACCCGGTGGCGCAGATCACTCTGCGCAAGTGGGAGATGGCCGGTGTAGCTGAGAACAATAAGAACTTCCTGGAGGGCAGGTGCTTGGAGTGGCTCCGCAGACACCTGGAGAATGGGAGGGAGACGCTGCAGCGCGCAG ACCCCCCCAAAACCTCTGTGACCCGCCATCCCATCTCTGAGCATGAGGTCACCCTGAAGTGCTGGGCTCTTGGCTTCTACCCTGCGGAGATCACCTTGACCTGGCAGCGTGATGGGGAGGACCACACCCAGGACACAGAGCTTGTGGAGACCAGGCCTGGAGGAGATGGGACCTTCCAGAAGTGGGCAGCTGTAGTGGTGCCTTCTGGAGAGGAGCAGAGATACACATGCCATATTCTGCACAAGAGCCTGCCCAAGCCCATCACCTTGAGATGGG aGCCACCTCCTCAGTTCACCATCCCCATCATAAGCATCATTGCTGGCCTGGTTCTCCTTGTGATCACTGGAGCTATGCTGGTTGGAGTTGTGATGTGGAGGAAGAAACACTCAG GCAATGACAGTGCTCAGGACTCTCAGATGTCTGTCATAGCTCCTAATG AGCAAGCCAGCTGCCTTATGGGGCTCTGA